In a single window of the Streptacidiphilus sp. P02-A3a genome:
- a CDS encoding cytosine permease, with the protein MAAKTPARATGSPHASPDPDAPTSGNGPRGGVEAHGIDVIPDSERHGRPRDLFGVWAAPNVSYLSLVVGGALILMGLSLWQALGVVVVGNLFWALVGLVSVSGAASGTPSEVIMRAMFGVRGNRANIAITGWFASVCYLALNWAAGCLAAFSLVEEVGLDPDTPVKVVIIIAVAAATLAISVYGHAMIVRLYTPFSIVLTLVFLVLAGYVLKHADWDYHPRQSLHGSALLAALAGGLALIASAPLSYSNSADFTRYLPRQTSPAAIAGWTALGAFIPSVLFTGLGVLAGTALDMTDPQGALESIIPGWFKPAFLLAIVLSAVANNAMTAYSSGLALQAVGVRIRRSRSVALDGTLGVALTLYALLVSNFLTTVNSVLELMVALMGPTMAIYATDVLRRRNGYDGHELSDETRTGPFWYSGGVNWAGATALVVGAVAATLCVDTQLFTGPVAAAMNGTDLSLPVGMILAAGLYLLLTRRHRAARG; encoded by the coding sequence ATGGCTGCCAAGACGCCCGCCCGCGCCACCGGATCCCCCCACGCCTCGCCCGACCCCGACGCGCCCACCAGCGGGAACGGTCCCCGGGGCGGCGTGGAGGCGCACGGCATCGACGTCATCCCCGACAGCGAGCGGCACGGCCGCCCGCGGGATCTGTTCGGGGTCTGGGCCGCGCCCAACGTCAGCTACCTCAGCCTGGTCGTCGGCGGGGCGCTGATCCTGATGGGCCTGAGCCTGTGGCAGGCCCTCGGCGTGGTGGTCGTCGGCAACCTGTTCTGGGCGCTGGTCGGCCTGGTGTCCGTCAGCGGCGCCGCCTCGGGCACCCCCAGCGAGGTGATCATGCGGGCGATGTTCGGCGTCCGCGGCAACCGCGCGAACATCGCGATCACCGGGTGGTTCGCCTCGGTCTGCTACCTCGCGCTCAACTGGGCGGCCGGTTGCCTCGCCGCGTTCTCGCTGGTCGAGGAGGTCGGACTGGACCCGGACACGCCGGTCAAGGTCGTGATCATCATCGCGGTCGCGGCGGCGACGCTGGCCATCAGCGTCTACGGCCACGCCATGATCGTCCGGCTGTACACGCCGTTCTCCATCGTGCTCACCCTGGTCTTCCTGGTGCTGGCGGGGTACGTCCTGAAGCACGCCGACTGGGACTACCACCCGCGGCAGTCGCTGCACGGCAGCGCCCTGCTGGCGGCGCTGGCCGGGGGCCTCGCCCTGATCGCCTCCGCGCCGCTCTCGTACAGCAACAGCGCCGACTTCACCCGGTACCTGCCGCGGCAGACCAGCCCCGCCGCGATCGCGGGCTGGACCGCCCTCGGCGCCTTCATCCCCAGCGTGCTCTTCACCGGCCTGGGCGTGCTGGCCGGGACCGCGCTCGACATGACCGACCCGCAGGGCGCGCTGGAGTCGATCATCCCCGGCTGGTTCAAGCCCGCCTTCCTGCTCGCCATCGTGCTGTCCGCGGTCGCCAACAACGCGATGACCGCCTACAGTTCCGGCCTCGCGCTACAGGCCGTCGGCGTCCGGATCCGCCGCTCCCGGAGCGTCGCCCTGGACGGCACCCTCGGCGTCGCGCTCACCCTGTACGCGCTGCTGGTGTCGAACTTCCTGACCACCGTCAACAGCGTGCTGGAACTGATGGTCGCGCTGATGGGCCCGACCATGGCCATCTACGCCACCGACGTGCTGCGGCGGCGCAACGGCTACGACGGCCACGAACTCAGCGACGAGACCCGCACCGGGCCGTTCTGGTACTCCGGCGGCGTCAACTGGGCCGGTGCCACCGCCCTGGTGGTCGGCGCCGTCGCGGCCACCCTCTGCGTCGACACGCAGCTGTTCACCGGACCGGTCGCCGCCGCCATGAACGGCACCGACCTGTCACTGCCGGTCGGCATGATCCTCGCCGCGGGCCTCTACCTGCTGCTGACGCGCCGCCACCGCGCCGCCCGCGGCTGA